In one Pseudomonas sp. SCA2728.1_7 genomic region, the following are encoded:
- a CDS encoding spore coat U domain-containing protein, which produces MMFRRWLLCLVLLIPGAVQAACSVVSTTPAAFGMLSSIAVRTTSQPSSTLNAGLSCTGSLLSLLTSNDHFWGTVSSTQSGLVGPTGDVINYTIYANNSTSYPLTRGTAYDFARNGIIDALGLLNGTTPKTVPLYLGTTIGSNVAAGVYTETLSIFWNWNYCSGIGIGAVCLGRDIANGTTSLTVNLTVSNDCTITAPNIAFGSAPVVSAFTPVTGQTINLACTKGSAYTVGISDGQNAVSVGGRRRMISGSNYLAYDIFKSAGTTRWGSVGTARRASTDAEVNPGNGLGTGSQIFNYNAKIYTDQTTPPAGTYLDNVVLDVGF; this is translated from the coding sequence ATGATGTTCCGGCGATGGCTGTTATGTCTGGTACTGCTTATACCCGGGGCGGTGCAGGCTGCGTGTTCGGTGGTCAGCACCACACCGGCGGCGTTCGGTATGCTCAGTTCGATCGCCGTGCGCACGACTTCGCAGCCCAGTTCCACACTGAATGCGGGTTTGAGTTGCACCGGTTCGCTGCTCTCCCTGCTGACCAGCAACGACCACTTCTGGGGCACCGTTTCATCGACTCAGAGTGGTCTGGTCGGGCCGACCGGCGATGTCATCAATTACACGATCTACGCCAACAACAGCACCAGCTATCCGCTGACCCGCGGCACCGCCTATGACTTTGCGCGCAACGGCATCATCGATGCCCTGGGCCTGCTCAACGGGACAACGCCGAAAACCGTGCCGCTGTATCTCGGTACCACCATTGGCAGCAACGTCGCCGCCGGGGTGTATACCGAGACCCTGAGTATTTTCTGGAACTGGAATTACTGTTCGGGGATCGGCATCGGCGCTGTTTGCCTCGGGCGTGATATCGCCAACGGCACGACTTCTTTGACGGTGAACCTGACCGTGTCCAACGACTGCACGATTACGGCGCCGAACATTGCCTTCGGCAGCGCGCCGGTGGTCAGCGCTTTTACGCCGGTGACCGGACAGACCATCAATCTGGCCTGCACCAAGGGCAGTGCCTACACCGTGGGGATAAGTGACGGGCAGAACGCGGTGAGTGTCGGCGGCCGGCGACGGATGATTTCCGGGAGCAATTATCTGGCCTACGATATTTTCAAAAGCGCCGGTACCACGCGCTGGGGCAGTGTCGGCACGGCACGGCGGGCGAGTACCGATGCCGAGGTCAATCCGGGGAACGGCTTGGGCACGGGCAGTCAGATTTTCAACTACAACGCGAAGATCTACACCGACCAGACCACACCGCCGGCGGGAACTTATCTGGACAATGTCGTGCTCGATGTGGGTTTCTGA
- a CDS encoding anti-sigma factor, which produces MISLPPNERDLHAYVDHQLSDVDRRVLETWLASHPDEAVQVRAWQQDAQQLRAALSGALQQPANPALDPAMIRQRRQRQSRRHLASAAVLLIAVSVGGFSGWQAREMTLVRSTMLPMTDALQAYRLIAQQGMLPADYKVDSEGDMQRWLDRYFTRASRLPDLKAAGFEPVSGRLLSTDEGPAAMVMYEDGSGHKVSFYVRPPGPKNTFLPRGSRSDGDLQAEYWSGGGYNYAMVSPVDTPAAQQLKQSLQF; this is translated from the coding sequence ATGATCAGCCTGCCTCCCAACGAGCGTGACCTGCACGCCTATGTCGACCACCAGCTCAGCGACGTCGACCGGCGTGTGCTGGAGACCTGGCTGGCCAGTCACCCGGACGAAGCGGTGCAGGTGCGCGCTTGGCAACAGGATGCCCAGCAACTGCGCGCGGCACTCAGCGGCGCGTTGCAGCAACCGGCCAATCCGGCGCTTGATCCGGCGATGATTCGCCAGCGCCGTCAGCGTCAGTCACGTCGTCATCTGGCCAGCGCGGCGGTGTTGCTGATTGCGGTCAGTGTCGGCGGCTTCAGTGGCTGGCAGGCGCGGGAAATGACCCTTGTGCGCTCGACCATGCTGCCGATGACCGATGCTTTGCAGGCTTATCGCTTGATTGCCCAGCAAGGCATGCTGCCAGCGGATTACAAAGTCGACAGTGAGGGTGATATGCAACGCTGGCTCGACCGCTATTTCACCCGGGCCAGTCGCTTGCCTGATCTGAAGGCGGCCGGGTTTGAACCGGTCAGCGGACGCCTGCTCAGCACCGACGAAGGCCCGGCAGCGATGGTCATGTATGAGGATGGCAGCGGGCACAAGGTGAGTTTCTACGTGCGCCCGCCGGGCCCGAAAAACACCTTTTTGCCCCGTGGCAGCCGCAGTGATGGCGACTTGCAGGCCGAGTACTGGTCGGGCGGCGGGTATAACTATGCGATGGTCAGCCCGGTCGATACGCCAGCGGCGCAACAGCTCAAGCAATCGCTGCAATTCTGA
- a CDS encoding sigma-70 family RNA polymerase sigma factor yields the protein MSEFDEQLREIIPRLRRFAVSLTRNSSSADDLVQACLERALSSWGDKRADGDLRAWLFAILYRQFLDAHRRSRRYARMLEFFTGRDDAEPSAERTVIAQSTLQAFDRLPTEQRALLLMVSVEGLSYKEVAEILDAPIGTVMSRLSRARQALRQLSDGEISNPSLRILK from the coding sequence ATGAGCGAATTCGACGAACAGTTGAGAGAAATCATTCCCAGATTGCGCCGCTTTGCCGTGTCACTGACACGCAACAGCAGCAGCGCCGACGATCTGGTGCAGGCGTGCCTTGAGCGGGCGCTGTCGAGTTGGGGCGATAAACGCGCTGACGGCGACTTGCGTGCCTGGCTGTTTGCGATCCTCTATCGGCAGTTTCTCGACGCCCATCGCCGCTCGCGACGCTACGCGCGGATGCTCGAATTCTTCACCGGTCGCGACGATGCCGAACCCTCGGCGGAGCGCACCGTCATTGCCCAGTCGACCCTGCAAGCCTTCGACCGTCTGCCCACCGAACAGCGCGCCTTGCTGCTGATGGTCTCGGTGGAAGGCCTTTCCTATAAAGAGGTCGCCGAGATTCTCGACGCCCCGATCGGCACCGTGATGTCGCGCCTGTCCCGTGCCCGCCAGGCCTTGCGCCAACTCAGCGACGGCGAAATCAGCAACCCTTCTTTGCGGATACTCAAATGA
- a CDS encoding catalase family peroxidase yields MVDRTSPNASPPGGPQRPPLSAASLILRLGGIAVVVAAVAGAFAYVHGNFDPQRLTPKALVDVLEKNNGVHPGFRRNHAKGVCVIGHFESTGEARVFSTAQVFNEPQTPVVGRFALPAGSPYAPDSSVPIRSLALRFTQANGQQWRTGMNSMPVFPVGTPEAFYQLQQAQSPDPATGKPDPSKVPAFFASHPEAVPFLTWVKTAKPSASYATETYNSVNAFYLVDASGKKQAVRWSMTPLARDAAGASAPEGGDFLEKDLVQRLASAPLRFQLNITLANPEDPVNDASKTWPQGRKVLNAGTLVLERTQPQLSGECRDINYDPLVLPAGIQGSDDPLLAARSAGYADSYLRRTSEVSQLPAAKQEARP; encoded by the coding sequence ATGGTTGATCGCACCTCACCCAACGCTTCACCGCCCGGCGGGCCGCAACGCCCGCCACTGAGTGCCGCGAGCCTGATATTGCGTCTGGGCGGCATTGCCGTGGTAGTCGCTGCGGTGGCCGGGGCGTTTGCCTACGTTCACGGTAACTTCGACCCACAACGTCTGACGCCAAAAGCGCTGGTCGATGTGCTGGAGAAGAACAACGGCGTGCATCCCGGGTTTCGTCGTAACCACGCCAAAGGCGTGTGCGTGATCGGGCATTTCGAAAGCACTGGTGAGGCGCGGGTATTCTCCACCGCGCAGGTGTTCAACGAACCGCAGACGCCGGTGGTCGGGCGTTTCGCGCTGCCGGCGGGCAGTCCGTATGCACCGGACAGCAGCGTGCCGATTCGCAGTCTGGCGCTGCGGTTCACCCAGGCCAACGGGCAGCAGTGGCGCACCGGGATGAACAGCATGCCGGTGTTCCCGGTCGGTACGCCTGAGGCGTTTTATCAATTGCAGCAGGCACAGTCGCCGGATCCAGCCACGGGTAAACCTGATCCGAGCAAGGTCCCGGCGTTCTTTGCCTCGCACCCGGAAGCCGTGCCGTTTCTGACCTGGGTGAAAACCGCCAAGCCGTCGGCCAGTTATGCCACTGAAACCTACAACAGCGTCAATGCGTTTTATCTGGTCGACGCCAGCGGAAAAAAGCAGGCAGTGCGCTGGAGCATGACGCCGTTGGCGCGCGACGCTGCGGGCGCTAGTGCGCCTGAGGGCGGCGATTTTCTCGAGAAGGATCTGGTGCAACGCTTGGCATCCGCGCCGCTGCGCTTTCAGTTGAATATCACTCTGGCCAATCCTGAGGATCCGGTGAACGACGCCAGCAAGACCTGGCCCCAGGGGCGCAAGGTGTTGAATGCGGGCACGCTGGTGCTGGAAAGGACCCAGCCGCAACTGAGCGGCGAATGCCGTGACATCAACTATGACCCGCTGGTGCTGCCGGCCGGGATTCAGGGTTCCGACGACCCGTTGCTCGCGGCCCGTTCCGCCGGTTACGCCGATTCCTATCTGCGTCGCACCAGCGAAGTCAGCCAGTTGCCCGCCGCCAAACAGGAGGCTCGGCCATGA
- a CDS encoding cytochrome b codes for MKTQPTHFALLARLLHWLMALMIIAMLFIGAGMVTSVSERHEWLIHLHKPLGIAILALVIVRLLVRLTTRQPPLPADLPGWQVLAAKASHLLLYALMLVLPLLGWAMISASGEPVMLSTTLQLPAIVPADAQLFAFLRKAHGYLAYLLFLTVLLHLAAALFHGWIRRDEVLDSMLRGRDRS; via the coding sequence ATGAAAACCCAACCGACGCATTTCGCCCTGTTGGCGCGGCTGCTGCACTGGCTGATGGCGCTGATGATCATCGCCATGCTGTTTATCGGTGCAGGGATGGTCACCTCGGTTTCCGAGCGGCATGAATGGCTGATCCATCTGCACAAACCGCTGGGCATCGCGATACTGGCGCTGGTGATTGTGCGTTTGCTGGTGCGACTGACCACTCGCCAGCCACCGTTGCCAGCGGATCTGCCGGGCTGGCAAGTGCTGGCGGCCAAGGCTTCGCATCTGTTGTTGTATGCGTTGATGCTGGTGTTGCCGTTGCTCGGCTGGGCGATGATCAGCGCCTCGGGTGAACCGGTCATGCTCAGCACAACGTTGCAATTGCCAGCGATCGTTCCGGCCGACGCGCAGTTGTTCGCGTTTTTGCGCAAGGCTCATGGCTATCTGGCCTATCTGCTGTTCCTGACGGTGCTGCTGCACTTGGCGGCGGCGCTGTTTCATGGCTGGATCCGCCGCGACGAAGTGCTCGACAGCATGTTGCGCGGTCGCGATCGCAGTTAA
- a CDS encoding MFS transporter codes for MKPLKSSTVLLFSVACGLAVGNVYYAQPLLDAMAEAFAMSPATIGIVITLTQIGYGIGLVLLVPLGDLLNRRRLIVTQTLLSAASLLMIALAPSSVWLLLGMTLTGLLAVVTQVLVAYAATLALPAQRGRVVGVVTSGIVVGILLARTVAGGMADLAGWRAIYFLSAGLTLVMALLLFRVLPKHESPQPATGYIALIASVFGLFKEEPVLRQRAILALLTFASAMVLWTPMVLPLAAPPLSLSHSEIGLFGLAGAAGALAAARAGHLADRGLGQWVSGLSLLLMLASWLPIALTQSSLWALLLGVITLDLGLQAVHVTSQSMIYSVRPEAQSRLTAGYMLFYSIGSALGSIGSTAMYAWAGWIGVCLLGAGINAVALAYWWLTLKSGAPARCATQAG; via the coding sequence ATGAAACCTCTCAAAAGCAGCACCGTTTTGCTTTTCTCTGTGGCCTGCGGTCTGGCCGTGGGTAATGTGTATTACGCCCAGCCATTGCTGGACGCGATGGCCGAGGCGTTTGCGATGTCGCCGGCGACCATCGGCATCGTCATCACCCTGACGCAAATCGGTTACGGCATCGGTCTGGTACTACTGGTCCCCCTCGGCGATCTGCTCAACCGGCGCCGGTTGATCGTCACTCAAACTCTGCTGTCGGCAGCGTCCTTGTTGATGATCGCGCTGGCGCCCAGCAGTGTCTGGCTGCTGCTCGGCATGACGCTGACGGGGCTGCTCGCCGTGGTCACGCAGGTGCTCGTGGCTTACGCCGCCACCCTGGCGCTCCCGGCCCAACGCGGGCGCGTGGTCGGTGTAGTCACCAGCGGCATAGTGGTGGGAATTCTGCTGGCACGCACAGTCGCCGGCGGCATGGCCGATCTGGCTGGGTGGCGAGCGATCTACTTTCTGTCAGCCGGGCTGACCCTGGTGATGGCGTTGCTGCTGTTTCGAGTTCTACCCAAGCATGAATCGCCACAACCGGCGACTGGCTACATTGCACTGATCGCCTCGGTTTTCGGTTTGTTCAAAGAAGAACCGGTGCTGCGCCAACGCGCGATCCTCGCCCTGCTGACCTTCGCCAGCGCGATGGTGCTGTGGACGCCAATGGTGCTGCCACTGGCCGCCCCACCGCTGTCGTTGTCGCACAGTGAAATCGGACTATTCGGGCTGGCCGGTGCCGCCGGTGCGCTGGCCGCCGCACGGGCCGGGCATCTGGCGGATCGCGGTCTCGGGCAATGGGTCAGCGGTCTTTCGCTGTTGCTGATGCTTGCCTCCTGGCTGCCGATCGCCCTCACCCAATCCTCGTTGTGGGCTTTGTTGCTCGGCGTGATCACCCTTGATCTGGGCCTGCAAGCCGTGCACGTCACCAGCCAAAGCATGATTTACAGTGTGCGCCCCGAAGCGCAAAGCCGTCTCACCGCCGGTTACATGTTGTTTTACTCGATCGGCAGCGCACTCGGCTCCATCGGCTCGACCGCCATGTACGCGTGGGCCGGCTGGATTGGCGTGTGCCTGCTCGGCGCGGGCATCAACGCCGTGGCGCTCGCGTACTGGTGGCTGACCCTGAAAAGCGGCGCACCGGCTCGATGCGCCACTCAAGCGGGTTAA
- a CDS encoding M14-type cytosolic carboxypeptidase produces the protein MTVAKSSFDISANFDSGNIQVIDISNPLNPVLAIRPDTRSAHFQWFHFKASGLHVHQEHWFRLVNASQSSYNKAWTGYQAVASYDHVNWFRIPTSFEGDSLRFCLEAEQTHAWFAYFEPYSRGRHDWLIDQALSKAGTELLATGKSVEGRDIQLLRKGTGAEGQRKIWIIAQQHPGEHMAEWFMEGVIERLERHDDPVLNKLLASADLYLVPNMNPDGAFHGHLRTNAMGQDLNRAWQNASQDVSPEVLFVQQQMEKYGVDLFLDVHGDEEIPHVFTAGCEGNPGYTPRIEKLEEHFRSHLKHTTKDFQTKHGYTRDEPGQANMTLACNSVGQKYDCLSLTLEMPFKDHDDHPDKETGWSGKRSKQLGKDVLTTIADMVDTLR, from the coding sequence ATGACCGTGGCCAAATCTTCGTTCGACATCAGCGCCAACTTCGACAGCGGCAACATCCAAGTCATCGACATCAGCAACCCGCTCAATCCAGTCCTGGCCATTCGCCCGGATACCCGCAGCGCCCATTTTCAGTGGTTCCACTTCAAGGCCAGCGGTCTGCATGTTCATCAGGAACACTGGTTCCGCTTGGTCAACGCCAGCCAGTCCTCCTATAACAAAGCCTGGACCGGCTATCAGGCAGTCGCCTCCTACGACCACGTCAACTGGTTCCGCATTCCAACCAGTTTTGAAGGTGACAGCCTGCGCTTTTGCCTTGAAGCCGAGCAAACCCATGCCTGGTTCGCCTACTTCGAACCCTACAGCCGTGGTCGTCATGACTGGCTGATCGATCAGGCCCTGAGCAAGGCCGGCACCGAATTGCTGGCCACCGGCAAGAGCGTCGAAGGTCGCGATATTCAACTGCTGCGCAAAGGCACCGGCGCCGAAGGTCAGCGCAAAATCTGGATCATTGCTCAACAACATCCCGGCGAACACATGGCTGAATGGTTCATGGAAGGCGTGATCGAACGCCTGGAAAGACACGACGACCCTGTGCTGAACAAACTGCTGGCCAGCGCTGACTTGTACCTGGTGCCGAACATGAATCCGGACGGTGCCTTCCACGGTCACTTGCGCACCAACGCGATGGGCCAGGACTTGAATCGCGCCTGGCAGAACGCCAGTCAGGACGTCAGCCCCGAGGTACTTTTCGTACAACAGCAGATGGAAAAGTACGGCGTCGATCTGTTCCTCGACGTACATGGCGACGAAGAAATCCCCCACGTATTCACCGCCGGTTGTGAAGGCAATCCGGGTTACACGCCGCGCATCGAAAAGCTCGAAGAGCATTTCCGCAGCCACCTGAAACACACCACTAAAGATTTCCAGACCAAGCACGGCTACACCCGCGACGAACCGGGCCAGGCCAACATGACCCTGGCGTGCAACAGCGTCGGACAGAAATACGACTGCCTGTCGCTGACCCTGGAAATGCCGTTCAAGGATCACGACGACCATCCCGACAAGGAAACCGGCTGGTCGGGCAAACGCTCAAAACAGCTGGGCAAAGACGTGCTGACCACCATCGCTGACATGGTTGATACCCTGCGCTGA
- a CDS encoding DUF3077 domain-containing protein — protein sequence MNISSKDLPDLQMDTTFTSPQGNAAAQRALDYYLKPAVSEPAVDERFFDVRRHLSGEEALVHASDLLRCAAATAFKAAENLQGASRDLAFSVVHMVDMARAMVDHSLDGDEA from the coding sequence ATGAATATCAGCAGCAAAGACTTGCCCGATCTGCAAATGGACACCACCTTCACCTCCCCTCAGGGCAATGCGGCAGCGCAGCGAGCGCTGGACTATTACTTGAAACCAGCTGTGTCAGAACCGGCAGTCGACGAACGCTTTTTCGATGTCAGGCGCCATCTCAGTGGCGAAGAAGCCCTGGTGCACGCCTCGGATCTGTTGCGCTGTGCCGCAGCCACTGCGTTCAAAGCAGCCGAAAACCTGCAAGGCGCGAGTCGCGATCTGGCATTTTCAGTGGTGCACATGGTGGATATGGCGCGGGCGATGGTTGACCATTCGCTCGATGGCGATGAAGCCTGA
- a CDS encoding S24 family peptidase, whose amino-acid sequence MDKWIELVKAKMSELKITQTELGERVGMSQGGIGHWLNKRREPGITEMNRVLQALGMDFLEVVLVIREPQITSDDDMPLAQKYNPYFRYPVSDWQTTCEVRESDPASYTKASGKQRFELTDYHARGPAFWLTVTGDSMTAPSGQSIAEGMLILVDPAAEAVPGKLVIAQWPDSPEAIFRKLDEEGGQRYLVPLNPTWPKALLTDECRIIGVVVQATARY is encoded by the coding sequence ATGGATAAATGGATTGAGTTGGTCAAGGCCAAGATGAGTGAACTCAAAATCACTCAAACAGAGCTCGGAGAGCGCGTCGGCATGTCCCAGGGCGGGATCGGCCATTGGCTGAACAAGCGTCGCGAACCCGGCATCACGGAAATGAATCGCGTGCTGCAAGCGCTGGGCATGGATTTTCTGGAAGTGGTGCTGGTTATCCGGGAACCGCAAATAACATCTGACGACGACATGCCGCTGGCGCAGAAGTACAACCCTTACTTCCGTTACCCGGTCAGCGATTGGCAGACGACCTGCGAGGTGCGCGAGAGCGATCCGGCGTCCTACACGAAGGCATCCGGCAAACAGCGTTTCGAACTGACGGATTACCACGCGCGTGGCCCGGCGTTCTGGCTGACGGTGACGGGGGATTCGATGACCGCTCCCAGTGGCCAGAGCATTGCCGAAGGCATGCTGATTCTGGTCGACCCGGCAGCGGAGGCGGTGCCCGGCAAACTGGTGATCGCCCAGTGGCCCGACAGCCCTGAAGCGATCTTCCGCAAGCTGGACGAAGAGGGCGGCCAGCGTTACCTGGTGCCGCTCAATCCGACCTGGCCGAAAGCCCTGCTGACTGATGAGTGTCGAATCATCGGCGTTGTGGTTCAGGCAACGGCGCGTTACTAG
- a CDS encoding acetyl/propionyl/methylcrotonyl-CoA carboxylase subunit alpha — MSAPVLTTLLVANRGEIACRVMRTAKALGLTTVAVHSATDREARHSREADIRVDLGGSKAADSYLQIDKLIAAAKASGAQAIHPGYGFLSENAGFARAIEAAGLIFLGPPASAIDAMGSKSAAKALMETAGVPLVPGYHGEAQDLETFRDACARIGYPVLLKATAGGGGKGMKVVEDVSQLAEALASAQREAQSSFGDSRMLVEKYLLKPRHVEIQVFADQHGNCLYLNERDCSIQRRHQKVVEEAPAPGLSPELRRAMGEAAVRSAQAIGYVGAGTVEFLLDARGEFFFMEMNTRLQVEHPVTEAITGLDLVAWQIRVARGEALPITQDQVPLNGHAIEVRLYAEDPANDFLPATGHLALYRESAEGPGRRVDSGVEEGDEISPFYDPMLGKLIAWGEDREQARLRLLSMLDEFAIGGLKTNINFLRRIIAHPAFAAAELDTGFIPRYQEQLLPAPGMLSDAFWSAAAQAVAQSLPQLARQDDPASPWSLNSGLRAGLPREISLHLSCEGQDRALTLSTDDHARLSGEALIVEHEGVRRTLRAIRQGDSLYLQWEGELRRIETYDPISAVEASHSHQGGLTAPMNGSIVRVLVEAGQSVEAGAQLVVLEAMKMEHSIRAPHAGVIKALYCQEGEMVGEGSALVELEEV; from the coding sequence ATGAGCGCACCTGTTCTCACCACTCTGCTGGTGGCCAACCGTGGCGAAATTGCTTGCCGCGTGATGCGCACCGCCAAAGCGCTGGGCCTGACCACGGTCGCCGTGCACAGCGCCACCGACCGCGAGGCGCGGCACAGCCGTGAGGCGGACATTCGCGTCGATCTTGGTGGCAGCAAAGCGGCCGACAGTTATCTGCAAATCGACAAACTGATCGCAGCGGCCAAGGCCAGTGGCGCGCAGGCGATTCATCCGGGTTACGGGTTTCTCTCGGAAAACGCCGGATTCGCTCGCGCCATCGAAGCCGCCGGGCTGATTTTCCTCGGCCCACCCGCCTCGGCCATTGATGCCATGGGCAGCAAGTCCGCCGCCAAAGCGTTGATGGAAACCGCTGGCGTGCCACTGGTGCCGGGTTATCACGGTGAAGCGCAGGATCTCGAGACCTTCCGCGATGCTTGCGCGCGTATCGGTTATCCAGTGCTGCTCAAAGCCACGGCTGGCGGTGGCGGCAAAGGCATGAAAGTGGTCGAGGACGTCAGCCAATTGGCCGAAGCCCTCGCCTCGGCTCAGCGTGAAGCGCAGTCATCGTTCGGCGACTCGCGGATGCTGGTGGAGAAATACCTGCTCAAGCCGCGTCACGTGGAAATCCAGGTGTTCGCCGATCAGCATGGCAACTGCCTGTACCTCAACGAGCGTGATTGCTCGATTCAGCGCCGTCACCAGAAAGTCGTCGAAGAAGCTCCGGCACCGGGCTTGTCCCCGGAACTGCGTCGGGCGATGGGCGAAGCGGCTGTGCGCTCGGCGCAGGCGATCGGTTATGTCGGCGCCGGTACGGTGGAGTTTTTGCTCGATGCCCGTGGCGAATTCTTCTTTATGGAGATGAACACCCGACTACAGGTCGAACACCCGGTGACCGAGGCCATCACCGGTCTCGATCTGGTGGCGTGGCAAATCCGTGTTGCCCGGGGTGAAGCGTTGCCGATCACCCAGGATCAAGTGCCATTGAACGGCCATGCGATTGAAGTGCGCTTGTACGCCGAAGACCCTGCGAATGACTTTTTGCCGGCGACCGGGCATCTGGCGTTGTATCGCGAATCGGCTGAAGGGCCGGGGCGCCGCGTTGATAGCGGGGTCGAAGAAGGCGATGAAATTTCGCCCTTCTACGATCCAATGCTCGGCAAGCTGATTGCCTGGGGCGAGGATCGTGAACAGGCTCGATTGCGCTTGTTGAGCATGCTCGACGAGTTTGCGATTGGCGGCTTGAAAACCAACATCAACTTCTTGCGGCGAATCATTGCGCACCCGGCGTTTGCGGCGGCGGAGCTGGATACCGGGTTCATCCCGCGTTATCAGGAGCAATTGTTGCCTGCTCCGGGCATGTTGAGCGATGCGTTCTGGAGCGCGGCGGCGCAAGCCGTGGCGCAGAGTCTGCCGCAATTGGCGCGTCAGGATGATCCTGCTTCGCCATGGTCACTCAACAGCGGTTTGCGCGCGGGTCTGCCAAGGGAAATCAGCCTGCATTTGAGTTGCGAGGGGCAAGATCGCGCTTTGACGTTGAGTACCGATGATCACGCCAGACTGTCCGGCGAAGCACTCATCGTCGAGCACGAGGGCGTTCGTCGTACATTGCGTGCCATCCGCCAAGGGGATTCTCTGTACCTGCAATGGGAAGGTGAGTTGCGGCGCATCGAAACGTACGACCCGATCAGCGCCGTCGAAGCCAGTCACAGCCATCAGGGCGGACTGACCGCGCCGATGAACGGCAGCATTGTCCGCGTGCTGGTCGAGGCTGGGCAATCGGTCGAGGCCGGGGCACAACTGGTGGTGCTGGAAGCGATGAAGATGGAACACAGCATTCGTGCGCCGCATGCCGGGGTGATCAAAGCGCTGTATTGCCAGGAAGGCGAAATGGTCGGCGAAGGCAGCGCTTTGGTTGAACTGGAAGAAGTGTGA
- a CDS encoding gamma-carboxygeranoyl-CoA hydratase has protein sequence MSDFNTLELQSDPRGFATLWLNRAEKNNAFNAEMIRELILALDKVASDASLRFLLVRGRGKHFSAGADLAWMQQSAELDYHTNLDDARELAELMYNLAKLKIPTVAVVQGAAFGGALGLISCCDMAIGADDAQFCLSEVRIGLAPAVISPFVVQAIGERAARRYALTAERFGGQRAREIGLLSESYPAADLDQQVEQWINNLLLNSPAAMRASKDLLREVGNGALTPALRRYTENAIARIRVSPEGQEGLRAFLQKRPPNWQAATTTKEPR, from the coding sequence ATGAGTGATTTCAACACCCTCGAACTGCAAAGCGACCCACGCGGTTTTGCGACGCTGTGGCTTAACCGCGCGGAAAAGAACAACGCCTTTAATGCCGAGATGATCCGCGAGTTGATCCTCGCCCTCGACAAAGTCGCCAGCGACGCCAGCCTGCGTTTCTTGCTGGTGCGTGGCCGTGGCAAGCATTTCAGCGCTGGCGCTGACCTGGCGTGGATGCAGCAATCGGCCGAGCTCGATTACCACACCAACCTCGACGACGCCCGCGAACTGGCGGAGCTGATGTACAACCTCGCCAAGCTGAAAATCCCCACAGTGGCCGTGGTCCAAGGCGCAGCGTTCGGTGGCGCACTGGGATTGATCAGTTGCTGTGACATGGCGATTGGCGCCGATGACGCGCAATTCTGCCTGTCGGAAGTGCGCATTGGTCTGGCGCCGGCGGTGATCAGTCCGTTCGTTGTACAGGCTATCGGCGAACGGGCTGCGCGGCGCTATGCGCTGACCGCTGAACGTTTCGGCGGCCAACGCGCACGGGAAATCGGTTTGTTGTCCGAAAGCTATCCCGCCGCTGATCTTGATCAGCAAGTCGAACAGTGGATCAACAACCTGCTGCTCAACAGCCCCGCTGCCATGCGCGCCAGCAAGGATTTGCTGCGTGAAGTCGGCAACGGCGCGTTGACCCCGGCGCTGCGCCGCTATACCGAAAATGCCATCGCCCGCATCCGCGTCAGCCCTGAAGGTCAGGAAGGCTTGCGCGCCTTTCTGCAAAAACGACCACCGAACTGGCAAGCCGCAACCACCACCAAGGAGCCGCGTTGA